The nucleotide sequence TGATCGCCCCCGTATTGAAAAGGCAATCCTCCGCGATGCTCGTCTTCCCCGACTTGCCGTGCCCGACAAGGGCAATATTGCGGATATTCGTGCTTGCGTACTCTTTCATTTGATCAACTCCTCGTTATTTTATGTTTTCTTTATTCTCTGAAAATGAGATATATCCTGCTTTTTACAGCGAGATAATTTTCCAAAAAAATACCGCCATCAAGCGACCCTTGCCTGATGGCGGCATCTCTTCTTCCTTCACGTTCCTCTGCTCAATCTTCCGCTTCCTCCAAGCGCATCAGCATGAAGCAGTAATCGGAGAGGCGGTTGAGAAAGACGCGGTCTTCCTCATGGAGATCGGCCTCTTTCGCCAAGGCGCAGAAGCGTCTCTCAGCGCGGCGCACGGACGTGCGTGCAAGATCGAGCATCGCGCCCGCCTGCGTATCGCCGGGGATGAGGAAGTGCGCGAGCTTCGGCAGCTTCGCATCGATGGCATCGATGTCCTTCTCCATCATCTCCGAATCCTCGCGCGTAATCATCGGTTTTTCACCAAGACTCGCGATATCGGCCATGAGAAGCGGCAGCTTCTTGAGCAGCACGAGAATCTTCTCCCGCACCGCTTCCTTTGTCGCAAAAGCGCGCGCCATGGCGAGCGCCGATCCCGCTTCATCGACCGAACCGTACGTCTCGACACGCAGCGCATCTTTATCGACACGCTCGCCCGTATATAGGCTCGTCTGCCCCTTGTCACCTGTCTTCGTATAAACGCCCATCTCTTTCACCTCAATGCTGTCAAACTTTCAGAAATCATGCGGCAGGAAAATATCAGTCGAGGACTTCGATCGCGCTGAAGAAAATGGCGATTTCGCGCGCCGCGCTCTCAGGGCTGTCGGAAGCGTGGACGGCGTTCTTGCCAACGCTTTCGGCGTAGAGCTTGCGAACCGTTCCTTCGGCGGCCTCCGCCGGATTCGTCTTGCCGTTGATCTCGCGCACGCGTGCGATGGCGTCATCACCTGCGAGCACCATGGCGACGAGCGGTGCAGACGTCATGAATTCTTCCAGCTCCGCATAGTAGGGGCGTCCGATATGCTCGGCGTAGTGCTTCTGCGCCACGCGCGGCGTCATCTGCATGAGCTTCATCGCGAGGATCTTGAGTCCCGCCTTTTCATAGATGGCGATGATATCGCCCGTGTGCTGCTTCTCGAAAGCGTCCGGTTTGATGAGTACCAAAGTCTTTTCCTGCATCTTCATATCTCCTTTTACTTCCCTTGATGTTCCCGCGCTTCGCGCTCCTCCCGATAGACTCGGGCCAGCTTGCAGTAATTCATCGCCGAGGCATGAACCGCCTCGACCTCGTCCTCGCGTAGCGCACGGATGATGCGCGATGGATTGCCGTAGACCAGGGAATCGTGCGGAATCTTCTTGTGCTGCGTCAGAAGCGTCGCTGCTCCGATGATCGTATTTTCACCGATCTCCGTGTAGCCGAGCAAGGTGGATCCCATGCCAATCAGACAGTTGTTGCCAATCTTGCTGCAGTGAATCAGCGTGTTATGGCCGATCGTCACATAATCGCCGACAATCGTCGGCGCATCGCCCATGACATGGATCGTCGCATTGTCCTGAACGTTCGTGTACCTGCCGATGACGACGGGCTGCAGATCGCCGCGGATGACCACATTGAACCAGATGTTCGCCCCTTCCATGATCGTCACATCGCCGACGATCGTAGCGTTCGGTGCAATGAGCGCCGTCGGGTCGATCTTCGGCACTTTGCCTTTGTAAGGCAGGATGACTGCCATGCGAACCCCTCCCTTTTCCTTCTTCCCTTATCGGACAGAACTATTATAAGGAATTTTTTCGCGCTTGTAAAGGAGACGCCCGCATTCATGCCGACTCAGACCTCAGACAAATCCATTTCAAAAGCGCACTTCATAGCAGACCTCATGTTGGAAGCAGCTGCGCCAAGCGTCGCACCCTTTCTTCACGCAGCCATTTCCCCACGTCCGCGCCGCGAAGTTCGGGCGGCGCCTCCGTACCGCGCACTTGAAGCATTTTCCGCAACAGCTCTTCCCCATGCACCAAATGGTACGGCAAAGTGCCATGGTCGGCGCAGATGATACGACGAAAATCGGCGAAGGAAAGCCCCGATTTTTCGACCGCAAGCAAAAGATCGGCAATCTTTCCCGTCTTTTTCAAAAGCGGTGCACGCATGTGCTCCTTGATGACGAAGTACGCCGCCATAAGCCACGATTTTGGCAAGGTCATGCGCTTGTTCCACGCATCGAGTACGAGGAGTCCGCGCTGCTCGTGCCCGTAATGATGCGGCAGCATTTCCTCGGGAGTCTTCCCTTTGCCGATGTCGTGCACGAGAGCGGCAAAGCGCGCTTCGATCGTCTGCGTCTTTCGCGCTACGACATCGACGATCTGCATCGTATGGCAGTAGGCGTCGCCCTCGGGATGATACTGGGGCGGCTGGGTCTTTCCCTTCAGGGCGAAGATTTCCGGGAACACCGATTCCAAGAGGCTCGCGTGCGCAAGAGCTTCAAAAAAAAGCGAGGGCTGCGGCGCGGCAAGCGCACGCGAAAGCTCGTGCACAATGCGCTCTGTCGGTTCTTCCTCAAGCTCTGTCGCACAATCCGCCATCAGTGTCCGCGTGCCATCTTCGATGACAAATCCCAGTTCCGCCGCTTGACGCGCTGCACGAAGAGCCCGCACGGGGTCTTCGGAAAAATGATGCGACGTCGCGCGAATCACGCAATGCGCAAGGTCACTCCGTCCACTGTAGGGATCGATGAGTTCCATCGCGGGCAGACGATAAGCCATGCTGTTGATGCGCGTATCGCGGCGAAAGAGATCGTCTTCGATCGTGACTTCCGCCCCAAAATCTACGGCAAAGCCGCGATAGCCATGCCCCGATTTCCTCTCGCGACGCGCGAAGGAAACTTCCGAGCGTACGCCGTCGATTTCTACGAGATAGACAGGAAAGGCGTGACCGATGAGAGAAGCTGCAGGGAAAAGCTCTGCGAAAGCCTCCCTTTCCAGCCCCGTGATGACGAAGTCCTTATCCCGCGGCGTTGCGCCTCTAAGATGATCGCGCACCCAGCCGCCGACGAGGTAGACCGTACCTCCCGCCCCTTCCACTGCCTTGACGAACTCCTCCTCACGCATACACGACTCCTTCACCTTCGACACATTTCCTGCGTCAGCGATGTTTCAAAATTCTCGCACCATGCGCATCAAGAGAAAGCTGCAGTGCGTGTGCCTCGATTTCATGCTCTCTAAAGGCTTCAACCATCGCCTGTCCCACCGACTCTTCATTCTCCAGCGTATAGGCGATGAGGCACGGCCCCGCGCCGCTGAGGCTTGCGCCGAGCGCACCTGCCCGGCATGCGGCACGAAAGACGTCCTTCATGCCGGGGATGAGCTTTTCTCTGTACGGCTGGTGCAGGGCATCGGCGAAGGCGTTGCGCAAAAAACGCGGCTGTCCCTTCGTCAAAGCAGCGACAAGAAGCGCCGCACGGCTAACGTTGAAAACGGCATCCTTCATCTTCACCTGCTCGGGCAGAACACTTCTGGCAAGCCGCGTCGAAAGCGGAAACTCCGGCACGGCGACGACGAGCTTCAACGGCATGCGAGGCATCAAAGAGAAGCATTCGACCCTGCCGCGCGTGACGACGCTGATCGTGAAGCCGCCAAAAATGGCGGGCGCCACATTATCGGGATGACCTTCGATGTTCGTCGCCATCTGCAGGAGCTCGCGCCTGGAAAAGCGGTTGCCTAAGAGGGCGTTCGCCGCCTTGAGTCCTGCAACGATCGCCGCCGCACTGCTGCCAAGACCGCGCGATAAGGGGATGTGGTTCGTCATGCGGATATGGAAGCCCTTGACCTCATCTTCCCGGTGCGCGCGCTTCAAGATCGTGCGGATGGCGCGAAGGACAATGTTGCGCTCATCAGCGGGGATATTGGCCGCACCCTCTCCCTCGATTTCGATGACGAGCCCCTCTTCCCCTTTCAGCGTAAGCTCCAGATCGTTATAGATCGTACAGGCGACCCCTATGGCGTCGAAGCCAGGCCCGCAGTTCGCACTCGTACCCGGCACGCGAACGCGGATCGTTCGATTCAGCATGCGCCGTCCTCCTGCGGATTTTCCACGCGGATGATGCTGCGAATCTCACTGACGACAGCAAGCTTCTCAAGATCCGCCGCCGCCTCCTGCATCTTCCTGTGCTTGACGACATGCGTGACCGCGACGATTTCCGCACGTTCCTTATATCGTCTCGTCTGAATGACGGATTTCAGACTGACCTTGTGGTTGCCGAATGCCGTCGCAATGGCAGCGAGAACGCCCGGCTCATCATCGACAAGAAGGCGCACATAGTAGGACGCTTTCGTTTCCTCCACGGGGCAAAGCGATTTGTGCGCATAGCATGTGCAGTGCAGTCGCCCGAACGTATCGAGCTGCATGTCGCGCGCGATGTCGATGACGTCGGCGACGACGGCTGAAGCCGTCGGCAAAGAGCCTGCACCGCGTCCGTAGAACATCGCCTCGCCGATGGCGTTGCCGCGCACGAAGATCGCGTTGTAGACGTCGTTGACGGAGGCGAGCGGATGCGCCTTCGGCAGGAATACGGGGTGCACGCGCACATCGACGCCCGCCTCTCCGCAGTCACGCCCGATGGCCAGAAGCTTCACGACATAGCCGAGAGCCTTTGCGTACTCAATGTCCTCGGGCGTGACCTTCGTGATTCCCTCGACGGAGACATCCTCGAAGCGGATGCGCGTATTGAATGCGATGGACGCGAGGATTGCAATCTTGCGCGCTGCGTCGAGACCCTCGACGTCAGCCGCAGGATTCGCCTCGGCATAGCCCTTCGCCTGAGCCTCCTTGAGCACGCTGTCGTAGTCTGAGCCGTTCTCTGCCATCTGCGAGAGCATGTAGTTCGTCGTGCCGTTGATGATGCCCATGATTTCCGTGACGCGATTCGCCGTCAGGCACTGCTTCAGCGGCATGACGATGGGAATGCCGCCGCCGACGCTCGCTTCAAAGTGGAAGTCCACGCCGTATTTTTCCATCGCCTCGAACATGTCCTTGCCGAACTGCGCCACGACGTCCTTATTTGCCGTCACGACGTTCTTGCCCTTCTCCATCGCGACCAGCATGTACTCGCGCGCCGGATGGATGCCGCCAAGAAGTTCGATGACGATGTCGATTTCCTCATCGTTTAGGATTTCATCCACATTCTCGGTCAGATGCAGCCCCTCCATATAGGGGCGCTCTTTCTTCGCGTCGCGCACGAGCACGGACTTCAGCGTGAGCTTCACGCCCGCCTTCGCCGTGATCTCGCGCTCGTTCTCGCGAAGCACGCGCACGACGCCCGTGCCGACCGTGCCGAAGCCCAGCATGCCGATCTTGATCTCTTTCATCTCTTCACCTTTCATCATGCCTGTCCGAGGACTTCGAGACGCTTCACGCCGTCCACCATGCGCAGCTTGTCGAGAAGCGCTTCAAGATCCACCGAGAGGTTCGCCGTCTCAATGGAAACCGTCGCATTCGCCACACCCTGCAGGGGGATGCCCTGATTGATCGTCAGAACGCTGCCCGAATCCGCCGAGATCGTATTGAGCACGCTCGAAAGGACGCCCTTCTTATGCTCCAAGAGGAGCGTCAGCGAGATGATCTTGTTGCGGCTCGCTTCATAGAAAGGAAAGACATAATCCTTGTACTTGTAATAAGCGCTGCGGCTCAATCCCATACTGTCGACCGCCTCGTTGATCGTGCGTGCGTCACCGCGCTTAAGCATCTCCTTCACGCGGATTGTCTTCTTGATCGCCTCGGGCAAGATCTGCTCCTGCACGAGGAAGAATCCACTCTGCGCCTTCTGTTCCGTGTTTTCTTTGCGTTCTCTTGGCATAAAAATTCCTCCTGCCGCATAAATTCCACGCTTGGAATTATACCATTGTCCAACACTATTGTACAGTCCCTATAGACATTTTGCGAGAAAAGAATTCTCAAATACTCCCTCTCAACGATGCCCCGCCTTGATCTTGCTCTCCGTGCCATTCAAGAGGCGCGTGATGTTCGTATGGTGACGCACGATGACGAGAACGGCGGCGAGGACGCCAAAGACCGTGTATTCCGTTGGGCAGCCGAAGAAGAATGCGAGCACGGGCACGAGCGCCGCGCCGACGATGGAGCCGAGCGAAACGTAGCGCGTGACGAGCACGATGACGAGCCACGCGAAGAAGACGACGCCCGTCACCGCCGGCATGAGCATCGCTATGACGCCCAGCCCCGTAGCGACGCCCTTGCCTCCCTTGAAGCGCAAAAAGACGGACGCCGAGTGTCCGAGAATAGCGGCGATGCCGCCCAAGACCATGGAAAGCGGCGTGCCGACGAGAAGCATGGCGATATAGACGGCGAGGAATCCCTTGAGGAAATCGAGCGCGAAGACGAGCGCTCCCGGCCCCTTGCCCAGCGTGCGGTAAACATTCGTCGCGCCGATGTTGCAGCTGCCATATTCGCGGATGTCAATGTGCCAGATGGCGCGGCAAAGAAGCAGACCGTTCGGCACAGAACCCAGAAGGTAGGCGATGATGCAGGCGAAAAGCGTCATATCTCTTCCTCCTCCCTGCCGCGCACGATGAGGCGCAGCGGCGTCCCCTCGAAGCCGAAGCTCTCGCGCAGCTTGTTCTCAATGTAGCGCAGATACGAGAAGTGCATGAGCTCAGGCTCGTTCACAAAAACGATAAACTTCGGCGGACGGATGTCCGCCTGCGTCATGTAGCGGATCTTGAGCTGCTTACCCTTGTGCGCGGGCGGCGGATTCACGGCGATCATATCGCGCACGAGGTCGTTCAGGATGCTCGTCTTGACGCGCATCGACGCCTGATCCGCCACATACTTGACGAGATCGGTGACGCGCGCGACGCGCTGGTGCGTGAGAGCCGAAGTATAAAGGACGGGTGCGTACTGCAGGAAGCCGAGTTCTATGCGCAGTTCATCCGTGAAGCGCAGCGTAGACTTTTCATCCTTGTTTTCGTAGATGTCCCACTTGTTCACGATGAGCACGACCGCCTTGCCCGATTCATGGGCATAGCCCGCGATCTTCTTGTCCTGCTCGGTGATGCCCGCCGTGGCGTCGAGCACGACGAGCACGACGTCGGCGCGGTCGACGGCGCGAAGCGCTCGCATGACGCTGTAGCGCTCGATCGGCGCATCGATCTTTCCCTTGCGGCGCATGCCCGCCGTGTCAATGAGAATGAACTTCGTGTCCTCCGCCATAAAGTGCGTGTCGATGGCGTCGCGCGTCGTGCCCGCGACGTCGCTGACAATGACGCGCTCCTCACCCAAGAGTGCATTAACGAGCGAGGACTTGCCGACGTTCGGACGGCCGATGACGGCGATGCTGATCTCATCCGACTCTTTCTCCTCCTCTGCCCCTTCGGGAAAGAGCGCCACGAGAGCATCAAGCAGATCGCCGAGGTTCATGGCGTTCGTCGCAGAAATCGGCACGGGATCGCCAAGGCCGAGGTTGTAGAACTCGTAGACGTCCGACTCCTGCTTTGGCGAATCAATCTTGTTCACGGCCAAGAGCACGGGCTTCTTCGTCGTGCGCAACATCTTGCCGACTTCCTCATCGGCAAGCGTCAAACCTGCGCGACCGTCAACGAGAAAGAGGATGACGTCCGCCTCCTCCATGGCGATCTGCGCCTGCTGGCGCATCGAGCGCAGGATGACATCGCTCGTATCGAGTTCGATGCCTCCCGTATCGATCATCGTGAATTCCTTGCCGAGCCATTCGGCATCAAGGTAGATGCGGTCGCGCGTGACGCCCGGCAGATCATCGACGATGGACACGCGCTTCCTGCCCAATTTATTGAAGAGCGTGGACTTGCCCACGTTCGGACGTCCCACGATCGCTACGATCGGCTTGCTCATTCCATCCTCTCCTTTTCCTCTTTCCTCGGTTTCGTATACGCCGCGTTGCTCTGCCACATATACGAGGCCTCATCATCCGACGCCCCTCGATAATGCGCCCAATCAAGAAGGGCGCGCGCGAGATCGCCGCCGCCCTGCGCCGTCTCGACGCGAAGGTGCGGCACGGCGCTGCGAAATGCATCGAGCGTCATATCATCGAGCAGAACGTTCTCGCCCGTGCGCAGGGCGCACTCAGGCAGGAGAACGCCCTGCGGCGCATCGGCAATCTCTCGCAGTGCGCGCAGCATGTCCTCACCCGTCAGAAGTCCCGAAACATTGACCGTCCTGCCAAAGTAATCGTTTTCTACGCCGAGACAACGAACGCGAAGCCCTGGTACAGAAAGCCCAGCCACAAGCTCCTCGAAAAGCGGTGCGACAGACGTGCCCGAGAGGATCACGAGATGCAGCGGCTCTTCATATCCCTCGGGCGCAGGCAGCTTCTGCAAGGTATTTTTCCATTCCTCGATGAAGCTTCGCGCAAGCCCAATGCCGTTGTCGAGCTGCGGGAAACCATCGTATTCCTCCACAGGCGGCACGGGAAGGCCCGCGAGAAAGTAGAATTCATCGCCCAAGTAGACGAAACTATTGCCCGTCTCCTCTCGCGCACGCCGCTGCCATGATGCAATCTGGTGAATGACGGCGGCCGCACCCTTGCGGTCAAACATCTGCAGCGGATAGCATCCCTCGCGAAAGCGCGTGAGCCCGACGGGCACGACGGCGAGCGACAGCGCGTGCGGTCGCCTGGCCATCAATTCCTCCACCGTGCGGTCAAGCTCCCTGCCATCGTTGAGTCCTGGGCAAAGCACGACCTGCGTATGGTACTCGACATCCGCCGCCTCCAAGCGATCGAGATGGTTTGCAATCTCGGCCGCCCGCCGCGTGTTGAGCATGGCGGCGCGCAGATCGGGATTCATCGCATGGACGGAAACGAAGAGCGGCGACAGGTGATAGCGTTCGATCCGCTGGAAATCCTTTTCGCGCATATTCGTCAGCGTGACGAAGTTGCCATAGAGGAACGACATGCGATAATCGTCATCCTTGACCGACAGACTCTTTCTCATGCCAGGCGGCACCTGATCGACGAAGCAGAAGTAACAGCGGTTGCCGCACGATCGTATACCATCGAACACGGCGGAGGCGAACTCTGCGCCAAGTTCTTCATCATAGTCCTTGTCGAAGGCAAGCAATTCCTGCTCACCGTCTGCATGTTCGACGAGAAGCTCGATCTCCTCTTCGGCGAAAGCAAAGCTCAGATCGATGATGTCGCGCAGTTCCTGCCCATTGACGGCAAGGATCTTGTCTCCCGCTGCAAGCTCCAATTCTTCCGCCAAGCTTCCCGGCGCTACGCGTATGATTTCCCCTGACAACATGCTGTTCCTCTGACTTTCCCCGGGGACATGCCCCGCTCTGATGAATAAGGGAGTGATGAATATTCATCACTCCCCGACTTCTTACTTATTCAGCTATGAGGCTTGATCCTTCAGTCCTCGCCGCCCTCTTCGTGGGTGACAGGCTCGTCCTTGTAGTAGGAAACGTCCGAAACCTCGGCATCCCGCTGTGCCCTCGTGATGGAGAGCGAAATGCGCTTGCGCTTCATGTCGATGTGCAGGATCTTGACCTTCACGATGTCGCCGAGCTGCACAGCCTCGTCGGCACGCGCAATGCGGCGGTCAGCAAGCTCGCCCATCGGAATCAGGCCATCGAAGCCCGGCTCAATCTCCATGAAG is from Selenomonas sputigena ATCC 35185 and encodes:
- a CDS encoding cob(I)yrinic acid a,c-diamide adenosyltransferase encodes the protein MGVYTKTGDKGQTSLYTGERVDKDALRVETYGSVDEAGSALAMARAFATKEAVREKILVLLKKLPLLMADIASLGEKPMITREDSEMMEKDIDAIDAKLPKLAHFLIPGDTQAGAMLDLARTSVRRAERRFCALAKEADLHEEDRVFLNRLSDYCFMLMRLEEAED
- the ndk gene encoding nucleoside-diphosphate kinase gives rise to the protein MQEKTLVLIKPDAFEKQHTGDIIAIYEKAGLKILAMKLMQMTPRVAQKHYAEHIGRPYYAELEEFMTSAPLVAMVLAGDDAIARVREINGKTNPAEAAEGTVRKLYAESVGKNAVHASDSPESAAREIAIFFSAIEVLD
- a CDS encoding gamma carbonic anhydrase family protein; the encoded protein is MAVILPYKGKVPKIDPTALIAPNATIVGDVTIMEGANIWFNVVIRGDLQPVVIGRYTNVQDNATIHVMGDAPTIVGDYVTIGHNTLIHCSKIGNNCLIGMGSTLLGYTEIGENTIIGAATLLTQHKKIPHDSLVYGNPSRIIRALREDEVEAVHASAMNYCKLARVYREEREAREHQGK
- a CDS encoding HD domain-containing protein → MREEEFVKAVEGAGGTVYLVGGWVRDHLRGATPRDKDFVITGLEREAFAELFPAASLIGHAFPVYLVEIDGVRSEVSFARRERKSGHGYRGFAVDFGAEVTIEDDLFRRDTRINSMAYRLPAMELIDPYSGRSDLAHCVIRATSHHFSEDPVRALRAARQAAELGFVIEDGTRTLMADCATELEEEPTERIVHELSRALAAPQPSLFFEALAHASLLESVFPEIFALKGKTQPPQYHPEGDAYCHTMQIVDVVARKTQTIEARFAALVHDIGKGKTPEEMLPHHYGHEQRGLLVLDAWNKRMTLPKSWLMAAYFVIKEHMRAPLLKKTGKIADLLLAVEKSGLSFADFRRIICADHGTLPYHLVHGEELLRKMLQVRGTEAPPELRGADVGKWLREERVRRLAQLLPT
- the thrB gene encoding homoserine kinase yields the protein MLNRTIRVRVPGTSANCGPGFDAIGVACTIYNDLELTLKGEEGLVIEIEGEGAANIPADERNIVLRAIRTILKRAHREDEVKGFHIRMTNHIPLSRGLGSSAAAIVAGLKAANALLGNRFSRRELLQMATNIEGHPDNVAPAIFGGFTISVVTRGRVECFSLMPRMPLKLVVAVPEFPLSTRLARSVLPEQVKMKDAVFNVSRAALLVAALTKGQPRFLRNAFADALHQPYREKLIPGMKDVFRAACRAGALGASLSGAGPCLIAYTLENEESVGQAMVEAFREHEIEAHALQLSLDAHGARILKHR
- a CDS encoding homoserine dehydrogenase, whose translation is MMKGEEMKEIKIGMLGFGTVGTGVVRVLRENEREITAKAGVKLTLKSVLVRDAKKERPYMEGLHLTENVDEILNDEEIDIVIELLGGIHPAREYMLVAMEKGKNVVTANKDVVAQFGKDMFEAMEKYGVDFHFEASVGGGIPIVMPLKQCLTANRVTEIMGIINGTTNYMLSQMAENGSDYDSVLKEAQAKGYAEANPAADVEGLDAARKIAILASIAFNTRIRFEDVSVEGITKVTPEDIEYAKALGYVVKLLAIGRDCGEAGVDVRVHPVFLPKAHPLASVNDVYNAIFVRGNAIGEAMFYGRGAGSLPTASAVVADVIDIARDMQLDTFGRLHCTCYAHKSLCPVEETKASYYVRLLVDDEPGVLAAIATAFGNHKVSLKSVIQTRRYKERAEIVAVTHVVKHRKMQEAAADLEKLAVVSEIRSIIRVENPQEDGAC
- a CDS encoding ACT domain-containing protein, which codes for MPRERKENTEQKAQSGFFLVQEQILPEAIKKTIRVKEMLKRGDARTINEAVDSMGLSRSAYYKYKDYVFPFYEASRNKIISLTLLLEHKKGVLSSVLNTISADSGSVLTINQGIPLQGVANATVSIETANLSVDLEALLDKLRMVDGVKRLEVLGQA
- the plsY gene encoding glycerol-3-phosphate 1-O-acyltransferase PlsY, with the translated sequence MTLFACIIAYLLGSVPNGLLLCRAIWHIDIREYGSCNIGATNVYRTLGKGPGALVFALDFLKGFLAVYIAMLLVGTPLSMVLGGIAAILGHSASVFLRFKGGKGVATGLGVIAMLMPAVTGVVFFAWLVIVLVTRYVSLGSIVGAALVPVLAFFFGCPTEYTVFGVLAAVLVIVRHHTNITRLLNGTESKIKAGHR
- the der gene encoding ribosome biogenesis GTPase Der gives rise to the protein MSKPIVAIVGRPNVGKSTLFNKLGRKRVSIVDDLPGVTRDRIYLDAEWLGKEFTMIDTGGIELDTSDVILRSMRQQAQIAMEEADVILFLVDGRAGLTLADEEVGKMLRTTKKPVLLAVNKIDSPKQESDVYEFYNLGLGDPVPISATNAMNLGDLLDALVALFPEGAEEEKESDEISIAVIGRPNVGKSSLVNALLGEERVIVSDVAGTTRDAIDTHFMAEDTKFILIDTAGMRRKGKIDAPIERYSVMRALRAVDRADVVLVVLDATAGITEQDKKIAGYAHESGKAVVLIVNKWDIYENKDEKSTLRFTDELRIELGFLQYAPVLYTSALTHQRVARVTDLVKYVADQASMRVKTSILNDLVRDMIAVNPPPAHKGKQLKIRYMTQADIRPPKFIVFVNEPELMHFSYLRYIENKLRESFGFEGTPLRLIVRGREEEEI
- a CDS encoding DUF512 domain-containing protein, with amino-acid sequence MLSGEIIRVAPGSLAEELELAAGDKILAVNGQELRDIIDLSFAFAEEEIELLVEHADGEQELLAFDKDYDEELGAEFASAVFDGIRSCGNRCYFCFVDQVPPGMRKSLSVKDDDYRMSFLYGNFVTLTNMREKDFQRIERYHLSPLFVSVHAMNPDLRAAMLNTRRAAEIANHLDRLEAADVEYHTQVVLCPGLNDGRELDRTVEELMARRPHALSLAVVPVGLTRFREGCYPLQMFDRKGAAAVIHQIASWQRRAREETGNSFVYLGDEFYFLAGLPVPPVEEYDGFPQLDNGIGLARSFIEEWKNTLQKLPAPEGYEEPLHLVILSGTSVAPLFEELVAGLSVPGLRVRCLGVENDYFGRTVNVSGLLTGEDMLRALREIADAPQGVLLPECALRTGENVLLDDMTLDAFRSAVPHLRVETAQGGGDLARALLDWAHYRGASDDEASYMWQSNAAYTKPRKEEKERME